Proteins found in one Paenibacillus dendritiformis genomic segment:
- a CDS encoding CatB-related O-acetyltransferase — translation MVFMNQNPAYSAYAIGDWSYGEPDVFSWGEGSTLTIGKFCSFAARVTILLGGEHNVDWVTTYPFNPIFPAASPYTGHPKTKGNVVIGHDVWIGIDSYVLSGVTIGHGAVIAARSTVSKDIPPYAIAGGNPARVIRYRFPPHIIEGLLRIAWWDWPMERIQAAWPLMLSNRAEEFVQLYSAR, via the coding sequence ATCGTCTTTATGAACCAAAACCCGGCCTATTCCGCTTACGCTATCGGGGATTGGAGCTACGGGGAGCCCGATGTGTTCTCCTGGGGGGAAGGATCCACCCTGACCATCGGCAAGTTCTGCTCCTTTGCCGCGCGGGTCACGATTTTGCTCGGAGGGGAGCATAATGTCGACTGGGTCACGACCTACCCGTTTAATCCGATTTTTCCGGCGGCCTCCCCTTATACAGGGCATCCGAAGACCAAGGGCAACGTGGTCATCGGCCATGACGTCTGGATTGGTATAGACTCCTATGTGCTGTCGGGCGTAACGATCGGCCACGGAGCCGTCATTGCGGCCCGCAGCACCGTCTCCAAGGATATCCCGCCTTATGCGATTGCAGGCGGCAACCCGGCGCGCGTCATCCGGTACCGCTTCCCGCCGCATATCATTGAGGGCCTGCTGCGCATCGCCTGGTGGGATTGGCCGATGGAGCGGATTCAAGCCGCTTGGCCGCTGATGCTCTCGAATCGAGCAGAAGAGTTTGTCCAGCTATATTCAGCCCGCTAA
- a CDS encoding class I SAM-dependent methyltransferase, whose protein sequence is MIHFWNAIIRPVLELARPATIVEVGCAQGWNTLNLLSYVQSVPQGRLIAVDPSPLFDVAALQQQFGSAFVMIPDLSLNVLPQMGPCDAALLDGDHNWYTVYHELKALEGHGRYPIVFLHDLEWPYGRRDMYYFPESIPEAYRKPSARKGMLPGVNELVEGGHNSSVHNAEYEYGERNGVLTAVEDFLRDTKLRLRLHRARSQHGLGIIVPDESGADHHLNEAIHHIVAASGL, encoded by the coding sequence TTGATCCATTTTTGGAACGCGATTATACGCCCGGTTCTGGAGCTTGCCCGGCCTGCGACCATCGTCGAGGTCGGCTGTGCCCAAGGGTGGAATACGTTGAATCTTCTCAGCTATGTCCAGTCGGTTCCGCAAGGCCGGCTCATCGCCGTCGATCCTTCGCCTCTGTTCGATGTCGCCGCTCTGCAGCAGCAGTTCGGGAGCGCCTTCGTCATGATTCCCGATCTCAGTCTGAATGTGCTGCCTCAGATGGGCCCTTGTGACGCGGCGCTGCTGGACGGGGATCATAACTGGTACACCGTCTACCATGAACTGAAGGCATTGGAAGGACACGGGCGATACCCGATCGTGTTTTTGCATGATTTGGAATGGCCTTACGGCAGAAGAGATATGTATTATTTTCCGGAGTCGATTCCCGAAGCTTACCGGAAGCCGAGCGCCCGCAAAGGCATGCTGCCGGGAGTGAATGAATTGGTCGAAGGCGGCCATAATTCATCCGTGCATAATGCGGAATACGAGTACGGGGAGAGAAATGGCGTTTTGACCGCCGTAGAGGACTTCCTTCGGGATACGAAGCTTCGCCTCCGGCTGCACCGGGCCCGAAGTCAGCACGGCCTCGGAATTATCGTTCCCGACGAATCGGGGGCGGACCATCACCTGAACGAAGCCATTCATCATATCGTTGCCGCCTCGGGCCTGTAG
- a CDS encoding M67 family metallopeptidase has translation MDAIHMTAQAYRDMVGHCIKEKPMEACGLLSGRDGVAARCWRIRNEEQSPVAFTMDGEELSRALRDMESLGEQLLGLYHSHPSGSPYPSPFDVEHAVFSCSYLIISLRRIRPRVRSFRIAEGTIKEEQILLVSL, from the coding sequence ATGGATGCCATTCACATGACGGCGCAAGCCTACCGCGACATGGTAGGCCATTGCATCAAGGAAAAGCCCATGGAAGCATGCGGGCTGTTGTCCGGCCGCGATGGCGTCGCCGCCCGATGCTGGCGTATCCGCAATGAGGAGCAGAGCCCGGTCGCATTCACGATGGACGGCGAGGAGCTGTCGAGGGCACTGCGCGATATGGAGAGCCTTGGCGAGCAACTGCTGGGCCTGTATCATTCCCACCCGAGCGGCTCCCCCTACCCGTCTCCCTTCGATGTCGAGCATGCGGTGTTCTCGTGCTCGTATCTCATCATCTCGTTGAGGCGGATACGTCCTCGCGTCCGCAGCTTCCGCATTGCAGAAGGGACAATAAAGGAAGAGCAGATATTGCTTGTCAGCCTATAA
- a CDS encoding CgeB family protein, with protein MKLYYIASGYRRPIDILDNALIKALTQRFQEVSFFLSNRTPYSQLLPDIRRAAPDYVLTMVGPKSFLPAEIIRSVRAMGIRTGAWFVDDPYAIDNALPVAREYDDVFTIDSGCVPYYARSGCAQVHHLPLGTDTDIFRPYVVHPTYHHDVCFLGTGYENRLVFMQEMLRYVERNVRVQLIGHFWDSVDWSSGCVPSIRGKWVNFSETPRYFNGASIVLNIHRSEDDPLLDKNRCGAPGHSINNRTFDIAACRAFQLTDYRPDLPLFYRPGEEIVCFDSPKECAELIHRYLHDRPARDEIADRAYRRTLAGHTFADRLDAMLSLIRST; from the coding sequence ATGAAGCTATATTACATCGCATCCGGCTATCGGAGGCCGATTGATATATTGGATAATGCGCTTATCAAGGCCTTGACGCAGCGTTTTCAGGAGGTCTCTTTTTTTCTGTCCAACCGGACGCCGTATTCGCAATTGCTTCCCGACATCCGCCGCGCCGCCCCGGATTATGTGCTGACGATGGTCGGCCCGAAATCGTTCCTTCCGGCCGAGATCATCCGTTCGGTGCGGGCGATGGGGATTCGTACGGGAGCATGGTTCGTGGATGATCCGTATGCCATCGATAATGCCCTGCCCGTTGCCCGGGAATACGATGATGTATTCACGATCGATTCGGGCTGCGTTCCTTACTATGCGCGCAGCGGCTGCGCCCAGGTGCACCATCTGCCTCTCGGGACCGATACGGATATTTTCCGTCCGTATGTGGTGCATCCGACGTATCATCATGATGTATGCTTTTTGGGCACAGGGTATGAGAACCGGCTTGTATTTATGCAGGAGATGCTCCGCTATGTCGAGCGGAACGTGCGGGTGCAGCTTATCGGCCATTTCTGGGATTCGGTGGATTGGTCTTCCGGCTGCGTGCCGAGCATACGGGGGAAATGGGTGAACTTCTCGGAGACGCCCCGATATTTCAATGGCGCGAGCATCGTGCTCAACATTCACCGGAGCGAGGATGACCCGCTCCTCGACAAGAACCGGTGCGGCGCGCCCGGACACAGCATCAATAACCGGACCTTCGACATTGCGGCCTGCCGGGCCTTTCAGCTGACCGATTATCGTCCTGACCTGCCCTTGTTCTATCGGCCGGGAGAGGAGATCGTCTGCTTCGATTCGCCGAAGGAATGCGCCGAGCTCATCCACCGCTATCTGCACGACCGCCCTGCGCGGGACGAGATTGCCGACCGGGCCTACCGGCGGACATTGGCCGGGCATACCTTCGCCGATCGGCTGGATGCGATGCTGTCGCTGATCCGGTCAACTTGA
- a CDS encoding DUF1360 domain-containing protein, with amino-acid sequence MWDISWITLILLILASYRLTRLIVFDEILSFVRRPFVEERFETDESGMMYAVVDEKGGRFHTFMRKLLTCYWCVGIWSAAFLVAAYLLIPNLMFPLVLLLAIAGAAGIIESYVKG; translated from the coding sequence GTGTGGGACATATCATGGATAACACTGATATTGCTCATATTGGCGAGTTACCGGTTGACCCGTCTGATTGTGTTCGATGAGATTCTGTCCTTCGTGCGCCGTCCCTTCGTCGAGGAGCGGTTCGAGACGGATGAATCCGGCATGATGTACGCTGTCGTCGATGAGAAGGGCGGCCGCTTCCATACCTTCATGCGCAAGCTGCTGACGTGCTACTGGTGCGTCGGCATTTGGTCGGCGGCTTTTTTGGTTGCCGCTTATCTGCTCATTCCGAACCTTATGTTTCCGCTTGTGCTTCTGCTGGCCATTGCCGGAGCGGCGGGCATCATTGAATCTTATGTCAAAGGGTGA
- the ytxJ gene encoding bacillithiol system redox-active protein YtxJ gives MSGLPIIQSDEQLTRMLQLSAEKPLLLYKHSSQCGSSKVAHVGINHFVNRYPEIASRFAIGVIRVVEEKQLSDRVAGELGIPHVSPQILLIRQGRVVWHAGHQQINSQQLCRAAMLYGQPLTG, from the coding sequence ATGTCAGGACTCCCGATCATTCAATCCGATGAGCAGCTTACCCGAATGCTCCAGCTATCCGCCGAGAAGCCGCTGCTATTATATAAGCACAGCTCCCAGTGCGGCTCGAGCAAGGTCGCGCATGTCGGGATCAATCATTTCGTGAACCGCTATCCGGAGATTGCCTCCCGCTTCGCGATCGGCGTCATCCGTGTCGTGGAGGAGAAGCAATTGTCCGATCGCGTGGCAGGAGAGCTCGGAATTCCGCATGTGTCTCCCCAGATTCTACTCATCCGCCAAGGGCGGGTCGTCTGGCATGCCGGGCATCAGCAGATCAATTCGCAGCAGCTATGCCGGGCCGCGATGCTGTACGGTCAACCTTTAACGGGTTGA
- the selD gene encoding selenide, water dikinase SelD — protein MEQQSQVRLTALSSKGGCGCKIGPADLSQVLRQLPKAEKHPDLLVGLDTSDDAGVFRLNDDLALVQTVDFFTPIVDDPYSFGQVAAANALSDIYAMGGKPLTALNIVAFPIATLDKSVLADILRGAGDKVAEAGATLVGGHSIDDPEPKFGMAVTGLIHPDRVLTNAGARPGDKLILTKPIGVGIMTTSLKRDLLRPEEIEVVTRTMTTLNKTAAEVMADFRVHACTDVTGFGLMGHSLEMAKGSGAGLHIYAEQVPVLPRVRELAESGAVPGGTKNNFRHVQDSVRFDERLDEIAQWILCDAVTSGGLLLSVAAEDAEPLVAAMRERGVAAACIGEVVAEHANEIRVTGAQAGSTR, from the coding sequence ATGGAACAACAATCTCAAGTCCGTTTGACGGCCTTATCGAGCAAAGGAGGCTGCGGTTGCAAAATCGGTCCGGCCGATCTGTCCCAAGTGCTGCGCCAGCTGCCGAAGGCGGAGAAGCACCCGGATCTTCTGGTCGGATTGGATACGAGCGATGACGCCGGCGTCTTCCGGCTGAACGACGATCTGGCGCTTGTGCAGACCGTCGATTTTTTCACGCCGATTGTCGATGATCCGTATTCGTTCGGCCAGGTGGCTGCGGCCAATGCGCTTAGTGATATCTATGCGATGGGCGGCAAGCCGCTTACGGCGCTCAATATTGTCGCGTTCCCGATCGCGACGCTGGATAAATCGGTGCTCGCCGATATTTTGCGGGGAGCTGGCGACAAGGTTGCCGAGGCGGGAGCGACGCTGGTGGGCGGTCATTCAATCGATGATCCGGAGCCGAAGTTCGGCATGGCGGTCACCGGCCTCATTCACCCGGACCGGGTATTGACCAATGCCGGGGCTCGTCCGGGCGACAAGCTGATCCTGACGAAGCCGATCGGCGTCGGCATTATGACGACATCGCTGAAGCGGGATCTGCTCCGGCCGGAAGAGATCGAGGTCGTCACTCGCACCATGACGACGTTGAACAAGACCGCCGCCGAGGTCATGGCGGATTTCCGCGTCCATGCCTGCACGGATGTGACCGGCTTCGGCCTGATGGGCCACAGTCTGGAGATGGCCAAGGGGAGCGGCGCCGGGCTTCATATCTACGCGGAGCAGGTGCCTGTCCTGCCGCGCGTCCGCGAGCTCGCGGAGAGCGGAGCGGTTCCCGGCGGAACGAAGAACAACTTCCGCCATGTGCAGGACAGCGTCCGGTTCGATGAGCGGCTGGATGAGATCGCGCAGTGGATTCTGTGCGATGCCGTCACCTCCGGAGGGCTGCTGCTCTCTGTCGCGGCAGAGGATGCGGAACCGCTCGTGGCCGCCATGCGGGAACGGGGCGTCGCGGCGGCATGCATTGGCGAAGTCGTCGCCGAGCACGCGAATGAGATTCGCGTCACCGGCGCGCAAGCCGGCTCAACCCGTTAA
- a CDS encoding response regulator transcription factor encodes MDIMIVEDEASVRDILKSYFVNEGWKVHLSSDGQEAMKKVQLYKLDLIVLDLMIPGMPGEEVCRNIRRMSNVPLIMITSKAREVDMINGLNLGADDYITKPFRAKEVIARIHALQRRINIMNNSSRNVIYFNRRRFMVNFELEDVFLDGKPANLTATEFRTLSILVRKPGKVFSRHDLSYEVQGYRFIGDGRVMDVHIRNIRKKIEEDPKNPQYIVTKIGSGYKFNFPLDDD; translated from the coding sequence ATGGACATTATGATTGTCGAGGACGAAGCTTCCGTCCGGGATATTCTCAAATCCTATTTCGTGAACGAAGGGTGGAAAGTGCACCTCTCGAGCGACGGACAGGAAGCGATGAAGAAGGTCCAGCTTTACAAGCTGGATTTGATCGTGCTGGATTTAATGATTCCGGGCATGCCGGGAGAGGAAGTATGCCGCAATATTAGGCGGATGTCCAATGTGCCTCTCATCATGATCACCTCCAAGGCGCGGGAGGTTGATATGATTAACGGCCTCAATCTCGGTGCGGACGACTATATTACGAAGCCGTTCCGGGCAAAGGAGGTTATCGCTCGCATTCATGCCCTTCAACGCAGAATCAACATCATGAACAACTCGAGCCGCAACGTCATCTATTTCAACCGCCGGCGATTCATGGTCAATTTCGAGCTGGAGGATGTCTTTCTCGACGGCAAGCCCGCCAACCTGACGGCTACCGAGTTCAGAACCTTGAGCATCCTCGTACGCAAGCCGGGCAAAGTGTTCAGCAGGCATGATTTGTCCTATGAAGTTCAGGGCTACCGCTTTATCGGAGACGGGCGCGTCATGGACGTCCATATTCGCAACATCCGCAAAAAAATCGAGGAAGATCCGAAAAATCCGCAGTACATTGTGACCAAAATAGGATCCGGCTATAAATTCAATTTCCCGCTGGATGATGATTGA